A section of the Engraulis encrasicolus isolate BLACKSEA-1 chromosome 8, IST_EnEncr_1.0, whole genome shotgun sequence genome encodes:
- the crybb1l3 gene encoding crystallin, beta B1, like 3: MSHTAVQGSIGSHSAGAFRSHRIWMYEFENFQGRKMEFNSECRNLAEKGFERCGSIRVECGPWVGYEFMNCTGEMFMLEKGEYPRWDSWSNSYRCDRLMSVRPVRMDMQDHKICLFECNNFEGRKMEVCDEDIPSLWCYGFQDKVGSIQVGGGTWVGYQYPGYRGYQYLFECGPFKHWNEWGAHHPQIQSIRRVRDMQTDHRGCFDMSMAS; encoded by the exons ATGTCTCATACCGCAGTCCAAGGCAGCATCGGCAGCCACTCAGCTGGGGCCTTCCGCAGCCACAGA ATTTGGATGTACGAGTTCGAGAATTTCCAAGGCCGCAAGATGGAGTTCAACTCTGAGTGTCGTAACCTGGCTGAGAAAGGCTTTGAGCGTTGCGGTTCTATCAGGGTGGAGTGTGGACC CTGGGTGGGCTATGAGTTCATGAACTGCACAGGTGAGATGTTCATGCTGGAGAAGGGAGAGTACCCCCGCTGGGACAGCTGGTCCAACAGCTACAGATGTGATCGCCTCATGTCCGTACGCCCCGTCCGCATG GACATGCAGGACCACAAGATCTGCCTGTTTGAGTGCAATAACTTCGAGGGTCGTAAGATGGAGGTCTGTGATGAGGACATCCCCAGCCTGTGGTGCTACGGCTTCCAGGACAAAGTCGGCAGCATCCAGGTCGGAGGAGGAAC GTGGGTTGGATACCAGTACCCTGGTTACCGTGGTTACCAGTACCTGTTTGAGTGTGGGCCCTTCAAGCACTGGAACGAGTGGGGCGCCCACCACCCCCAGATCCAGTCGATACGCAGAGTGAGGGACATGCAGACAGACCACCGCGGCTGTTTCGACATGTCCATGGCCTCGTAA
- the cryba1a gene encoding crystallin, beta A1a — MALTNPMPMGPWKLTVYDQENFQGKRMEFTSACQNIMECGYDTIRSVKVECGAWVGYEHSSFCGQQFVLERGDYPRWSAWSGSNAYHIERLNSFRPVCSANHKESKIVVFETENFIGRQWEMCDDYPSLQAMGWHNNTIGSMQVQSGAWVCYQYPGYRGYQYILECDRHGGEYKHYREWGSHAQTFQIQSLRRIQQ; from the exons ATGGCTCTGACTAACCCCATGCCAATGGGACCATGGAAG CTCACAGTGTATGACCAGGAGAACTTCCAGGGCAAGCGCATGGAGTTCACCTCGGCCTGCCAGAACATTATGGAGTGCGGTTATGACACCATCCGCTCCGTGAAGGTGGAGTGTGGAGC TTGGGTGGGCTATGAGCACTCCAGTTTCTGTGGGCAGCAGTTTGTGCTGGAGAGAGGAGACTACCCCCGCTGGTCCGCCTGGAGTGGCAGCAACGCCTACCACATCGAGAGACTGAACTCCTTCCGCCCAGTCTGCTCTGCC AACCACAAGGAGTCCAAGATCGTCGTTTTTGAGACTGAGAACTTCATTGGGCGTCAGTGGGAGATGTGTGATGACTACCCCTCCCTCCAGGCCATGGGATGGCATAACAACACCATCGGATCCATGCAGGTCCAGAGTGGAGC CTGGGTGTGCTACCAGTACCCTGGATACCGTGGTTACCAGTACATCCTGGAGTGCGATCGCCATGGCGGCGAGTACAAACACTACAGAGAGTGGGGCTCCCACGCCCAGACCTTCCAGATCCAGTCTCTGCGCAGGATCCAGCAGTGA